Proteins from a single region of Anthonomus grandis grandis chromosome 18, icAntGran1.3, whole genome shotgun sequence:
- the LOC126746935 gene encoding uncharacterized protein LOC126746935, with translation MDFRNAPKKRTTNFREDETKLLIQLWGSPTVQNKLYLTHRKAPVMRLIAFNMAKHGFRRTPDEIKTRIRNLKCLYHRIKKSMATGTGLGTVDPDWPHYKAMDDILSRKNALRQSLVYNQNLLSEVCQTDIKEEIEDIELDDAESNTSNSNCSDDEFEENPSLMPATITPTIIEEPDKIILPIKIAPKPSPVPPLSVPMTTVAASTTTTTSTTAPSFPRIQIAQNLLTAPPHRGQTQNGPPPATIMTSPAAKMVMGTGKGKGNMPFPLLILQPNGAAQNGIQKTGLTATSNHGTGHGAGVFKVTGGVNNNNNNEVSSLLKEMLLVQKEHLEIERERLQVERQKLEYERAVGSHLLNMVPALNDMFQKFSKTSEPEDTKFFPEHPKYGTKRKPEEDDPLKDTKVYKQTVIDGIIKKYMNEDTGNNNNDSGISTSDSS, from the exons ATGGACTTCAGAAACGCCCCGAAGAAGCGTACGACGAACTTCCGGGAGGACGAGACGAAACTGCTGATCCAGCTGTGGGGCTCCCCGACGGTCCAGAACAAGCTGTACCTCACCCATCGTAAGGCGCCCGTGATGCGCCTGATCGCGTTCAATATGGCGAAACACGGGTTCCGTCGCACCCCCGACGAGATCAAAACCCGCATCAGGAACCTGAAGTGCCTTTACCATCGGATCAAGAAGTCGATGGCGACCGGTACCGGGTTGGGTACCGTCGACCCCGACTGGCCCCATTATAAGGCGATGGACGACATCCTGAGTCGCAAGAACGCCCTGAGGCAGAGTCTCGTTTACAACCAGAATTTACTCAGCGAGGTCTGTCAGACCGACATCAAGGAGGAGATTGAGGATATCGAGTTGGACGACGCGGAATCCAATACATCTAATAGTAATTG TTCTGACGACGAATTCGAAGAAAACCCGTCGCTCATGCCCGCCACCATCACCCCAACAATCATAGAAGAACCGGACAAGATCATCCTCCCGATCAAGATCGCCCCGAAACCGTCTCCGGTGCCGCCCCTCTCCGTCCCCATGACAACCGTAGCCGCCTCCACTACTACCACCACCAGCACCACCGCCCCCAGCTTCCCGCGCATCCAAATAGCGCAGAACCTGTTGACGGCGCCGCCCCACAGAGGCCAAACGCAAAACGGACCTCCCCCGGCCACAATTATGACCTCACCGGCGGCAAAAATGGTGATGGGTACGGGAAAAGGAAAGGGGAACATGCCGTTCCCGTTGCTCATATTGCAACCCAATGGGGCGGCGCAGAACGGCATCCAGAAAACGGGACTGACCGCGACGTCAAACCACGGGACCGGACACGGTGCGGGGGTTTTCAAGGTTACCGGGGgtgtgaataataataataataatg AAGTGTCGAGTCTCCTTAAAGAAATGCTGCTGGTGCAAAAGGAGCACCTGGAAATCGAACGGGAGAGGTTACAAGTGGAAAGGCAAAAACTGGAATACGAAAGGGCCGTGGGTTCCCACCTGTTAAACATGGTGCCGGCCCTAAATGATATGTTCCAAAA atttagtaaAACGTCGGAACCGGAAGACACGAAATTCTTTCCGGAACACCCCAAATACGGCACCAAACGGAAACCGGAAGAGGACGACCCACTGAAAGACACCAAAGTATACAAGCAGACTGTGATAGAtggcattataaaaaaatacatgaacGAGGATACCGGAAATAATAACAATGACAGTGGCATTTCGACGAGTGACAGCAGTTAA
- the LOC126746699 gene encoding partner of Y14 and mago, with protein MSTYAANIVTENGEQFIPASQRPDGTWRKARRVKEGYVPQEEVPLYESKGKQFMAKKQEPVVLPTGQVAQRPIPGLFIVQEEKDKKGQKKKIKNKVEEINKILESTKISEGGTKTAPATAQANQEATDPAKKLKNLKKRLREVESLEEKVKSGALAKPEPEQLAKIKRKNDLLMQIAELEKQVQ; from the exons ATGTCCACTTATGCGGCCAACATTGTCACCGAGAACG GCGAACAGTTTATACCGGCCTCCCAAAGACCGGACGGTACATGGCGTAAAGCCCGGAGGGTGAAAGAGGGCTACGTGCCCCAGGAAGAAGTGCCCCTCTACGAATCCAAAGGGAAACAATTTATGGCTAAAAAACAGGAGCCTGTGGTCCTGCCGACGGGCCAGGTAGCCCAGAGGCCCATACCCGGACTCTTTATTGTGCAAGAGGAAAAAGACAAGAAAggacaaaagaaaaaaatcaaaaaca AagtggaagaaataaataagatCCTTGAAAGTACTAAAATATCAGAGGGCGGCACTAAAACCGCGCCTGCGACAGCTCAAGCCAATCAAGAGGCCACTGATCCcgcaaaaaaactgaaaaacctTAAGAAACGCTTAAGGGAAGTGGAATCGTTGGAGGAGAAAGTGAAAAGTGGTGCCCTCGCTAAGCCGGAGCCAGAACAGTTGGCAAAAATCAAGAGAAAAAATGATCTCTTAATGCAAATAGCCGAACTTGAAAAACAGGTGCAATAG
- the LOC126746685 gene encoding neprilysin-1-like isoform X1, with product MMILNSANILFVILVVWAVRASENYRELIGNPPLCKNFYGHACAPWKSRANKPDFEVTWSHFTAASYSLKSKIHQILVTPPRDDQPDLPLVRAQTFYNACVTYRGRELEYLTDLKALVKYFGGWPIAEERWSAAGYDWLRHSVEITKSLGVAPLVKFHAGVDYKDTNRYVLYVEPGNLVFPPNILVNLAQYPKALDAYEEWIYDTIKYMYPNVNLTSSVRRITKLERTLAKMALSNSKMERSTLGYFSEKFGVNFHDILAILLENIPNTIVVKNPNYLKKLIQLLTVTDKHVIANYLIWAIVKDFSRDTTNYLTKTNFLIDKKVLGYQKDISRPLECTNEALEHFAYALLPSYLRLYVKPDWFKSIELMWRNVKLEFMNLLLHNTWLGSKTKALAVEKVKKIEVMLGYFDWMANSSYLYNEMSIGGHHFKNLILLKEAKVKRNFLLIGQNVTGPQLISNIFDVNAYYSILQNTVFIPLGILQEPFYHEKGPSILNYATLGSLMGHELSHSLDATGRQAQANGKLIKWWNMKDVFNYQQRSKCFRYNSTDSLSVGENIADHVGLYVSYKAFKGSRQFKLEDVFKGPEDDRVFFLAYAQMWCEISDRQEEMFADEHAPVEARVNHAVLNNKYFIDLFKCDKNEPTYCRLW from the exons ATGATGATTCTTAACAGTGCCAATATTTTATTCGTGATTTTGGTTGTGTGGGCTGTTAGGGCCTCTGAAAATTATAGGGAGCTCATTG GGAATCCCCCGCTATGCAAAAACTTCTACGGGCACGCGTGCGCCCCCTGGAAATCCCGAGCGAACAAACCGGACTTCGAAGTGACCTGGAGCCACTTCACCGCCGCCTCCTACAGCCTAAAAAGTAAAATCCACCAAATTCTGGTGACTCCCCCGCGGGACGACCAACCGGATCTCCCGTTAGTTAGAGCGCAAACCTTTTATAACGCATGCGTGACTTATAGGGGGCGCGAGCTGGAGTACTTGACAGACCTGAAGGCTTTGGTGAAGTATTTTGGGGGTTGGCCCATAGCGGAGGAGCGGTGGAGTGCCGCGGGGTACGACTGGTTGAGGCATTCGGTGGAGATCACCAAGAGTCTTGGGGTGGCCCCTTTAGTTAAGTTCCACGCGGGGGTTGACTATAAGGATACTAACAGATATGTTTTATAT GTAGAACCAGGCAATTTAGTTTTCCCTCCGAACATTCTCGTTAATCTAGCCCAATACCCTAAAGCCCTGGATGCTTATGAAGAGTGGATCTACGACACGATCAAGTATATGTATCCAAATGTTAATTTGACAAGTAGTGTCCGAAGGATAACCAAACTTGAGCGCACTTTGGCCAAAATGGCCCTCAGCAACTCAAAAATGGAGCGAAGCACCTTGGGGTACTTCTCCGAAAAATTTGGTGTGAATTTCCACGATATCTTGGCAATCCTTCTTGAAAATATCCCCAACACAATTGTCGTTAAGAACCCTAATTACTTGAAAAAGCTTATTCAGTTATTAACTGTAACCGACAAACATGTAATAG CCAACTATTTAATATGGGCAATAGTCAAAGATTTCTCGAGGGACACAACCAACTACTTGACCAAAACCAACTTTCTTATCGATAAAAAAGTGTTGGGGTACCAAAAAGACATTTCCAGACCCTTGGAATGCACCAACGAGGCCCTAGAGCACTTCGCTTACGCCCTCTTGCCGAGTTATTTGCGCCTGTATGTGAAACCCGACTGGTTTAAATCAATTGAGCTGATGTGGCGGAATGTCAAGTTAGAATTTATGAATTTGCTTTTGCACAATACATGGCTGGGCAGCAAAACTAAGGCTCTGGCAGTGGAgaaagttaagaaaattgagGTTATGTTGGGGTATTTCGACTGGATGGCGAACAGCAGCTATTTATATAATGAG ATGAGTATCGGTGGccatcattttaaaaatctgatTTTGTTAAAAGAGGCCAAAGTTAAAAGGAACTTTTTGCTTATCGGACAGAACGTTACTGGACCGCA GTTAATATCTAACATATTTGACGTGAACGCTTATTACAGCATCCTACAGAATACTGTGT TCATCCCTTTGGGGATCCTACAGGAGCCCTTTTACCATGAAAAGGGCCCAAG TATCCTCAACTATGCCACACTGGGGAGCCTCATGGGCCACGAGCTTTCACACTCACTAGATGCCACTG GTAGGCAAGCGCAGGCCAatggtaaattaataaaatggtgGAACATGAAAGATGTCTTTAACTACCAACAGAGGAGCAAATGTTTCCGCTATAACAGTACAGACAGTTTATCTGTAGGTGAAAACATTGCTGACCATGTGGGACTGTACGTCAGTTATAAGGCTTTTAAGGGTTCAAGACAATTTAAGCTCGAGGATGTGTTTAAAGGGCCTGAGGATGACAGGGTTTTTTTTCTCGCTTATGCTCAA ATGTGGTGTGAAATATCCGACCGCCAAGAAGAGATGTTCGCAGACGAGCACGCCCCAGTTGAGGCGAGAGTGAACCATGCGGTCCTGAACAACAAATACTTCATCGACTTGTTTAAATGTGATAAAAATGAACCGACGTATTGTAGATTGTGGTAG
- the LOC126746685 gene encoding neprilysin-1-like isoform X2: protein MMILNSANILFVILVVWAVRASENYRELIGNPPLCKNFYGHACAPWKSRANKPDFEVTWSHFTAASYSLKSKIHQILVTPPRDDQPDLPLVRAQTFYNACVTYRGRELEYLTDLKALVKYFGGWPIAEERWSAAGYDWLRHSVEITKSLGVAPLVKFHAGVDYKDTNRYVLYVEPGNLVFPPNILVNLAQYPKALDAYEEWIYDTIKYMYPNVNLTSSVRRITKLERTLAKMALSNSKMERSTLGYFSEKFGVNFHDILAILLENIPNTIVVKNPNYLKKLIQLLTVTDKHVIANYLIWAIVKDFSRDTTNYLTKTNFLIDKKVLGYQKDISRPLECTNEALEHFAYALLPSYLRLYVKPDWFKSIELMWRNVKLEFMNLLLHNTWLGSKTKALAVEKVKKIEVMLGYFDWMANSSYLYNEMSIGGHHFKNLILLKEAKVKRNFLLIGQNVTGPHILQNTVFIPLGILQEPFYHEKGPSILNYATLGSLMGHELSHSLDATGRQAQANGKLIKWWNMKDVFNYQQRSKCFRYNSTDSLSVGENIADHVGLYVSYKAFKGSRQFKLEDVFKGPEDDRVFFLAYAQMWCEISDRQEEMFADEHAPVEARVNHAVLNNKYFIDLFKCDKNEPTYCRLW from the exons ATGATGATTCTTAACAGTGCCAATATTTTATTCGTGATTTTGGTTGTGTGGGCTGTTAGGGCCTCTGAAAATTATAGGGAGCTCATTG GGAATCCCCCGCTATGCAAAAACTTCTACGGGCACGCGTGCGCCCCCTGGAAATCCCGAGCGAACAAACCGGACTTCGAAGTGACCTGGAGCCACTTCACCGCCGCCTCCTACAGCCTAAAAAGTAAAATCCACCAAATTCTGGTGACTCCCCCGCGGGACGACCAACCGGATCTCCCGTTAGTTAGAGCGCAAACCTTTTATAACGCATGCGTGACTTATAGGGGGCGCGAGCTGGAGTACTTGACAGACCTGAAGGCTTTGGTGAAGTATTTTGGGGGTTGGCCCATAGCGGAGGAGCGGTGGAGTGCCGCGGGGTACGACTGGTTGAGGCATTCGGTGGAGATCACCAAGAGTCTTGGGGTGGCCCCTTTAGTTAAGTTCCACGCGGGGGTTGACTATAAGGATACTAACAGATATGTTTTATAT GTAGAACCAGGCAATTTAGTTTTCCCTCCGAACATTCTCGTTAATCTAGCCCAATACCCTAAAGCCCTGGATGCTTATGAAGAGTGGATCTACGACACGATCAAGTATATGTATCCAAATGTTAATTTGACAAGTAGTGTCCGAAGGATAACCAAACTTGAGCGCACTTTGGCCAAAATGGCCCTCAGCAACTCAAAAATGGAGCGAAGCACCTTGGGGTACTTCTCCGAAAAATTTGGTGTGAATTTCCACGATATCTTGGCAATCCTTCTTGAAAATATCCCCAACACAATTGTCGTTAAGAACCCTAATTACTTGAAAAAGCTTATTCAGTTATTAACTGTAACCGACAAACATGTAATAG CCAACTATTTAATATGGGCAATAGTCAAAGATTTCTCGAGGGACACAACCAACTACTTGACCAAAACCAACTTTCTTATCGATAAAAAAGTGTTGGGGTACCAAAAAGACATTTCCAGACCCTTGGAATGCACCAACGAGGCCCTAGAGCACTTCGCTTACGCCCTCTTGCCGAGTTATTTGCGCCTGTATGTGAAACCCGACTGGTTTAAATCAATTGAGCTGATGTGGCGGAATGTCAAGTTAGAATTTATGAATTTGCTTTTGCACAATACATGGCTGGGCAGCAAAACTAAGGCTCTGGCAGTGGAgaaagttaagaaaattgagGTTATGTTGGGGTATTTCGACTGGATGGCGAACAGCAGCTATTTATATAATGAG ATGAGTATCGGTGGccatcattttaaaaatctgatTTTGTTAAAAGAGGCCAAAGTTAAAAGGAACTTTTTGCTTATCGGACAGAACGTTACTGGACCGCA CATCCTACAGAATACTGTGT TCATCCCTTTGGGGATCCTACAGGAGCCCTTTTACCATGAAAAGGGCCCAAG TATCCTCAACTATGCCACACTGGGGAGCCTCATGGGCCACGAGCTTTCACACTCACTAGATGCCACTG GTAGGCAAGCGCAGGCCAatggtaaattaataaaatggtgGAACATGAAAGATGTCTTTAACTACCAACAGAGGAGCAAATGTTTCCGCTATAACAGTACAGACAGTTTATCTGTAGGTGAAAACATTGCTGACCATGTGGGACTGTACGTCAGTTATAAGGCTTTTAAGGGTTCAAGACAATTTAAGCTCGAGGATGTGTTTAAAGGGCCTGAGGATGACAGGGTTTTTTTTCTCGCTTATGCTCAA ATGTGGTGTGAAATATCCGACCGCCAAGAAGAGATGTTCGCAGACGAGCACGCCCCAGTTGAGGCGAGAGTGAACCATGCGGTCCTGAACAACAAATACTTCATCGACTTGTTTAAATGTGATAAAAATGAACCGACGTATTGTAGATTGTGGTAG
- the LOC126746684 gene encoding ATP-dependent RNA helicase DDX42 has product MSGFNYSNFNAKKTNENAAKRMNAVPPPSNLGNSSGPRRLNAVPPPGNLGSQAGGRNTVVPPPTSGLSKQGYSTMTAISQNAITASWGTGSRKRAVTEDEYFDVDDEEQVPELAYIPAPDSPTRLEMEGKNKALVDNDDEEDDPLDAFMAGIEAQVKKQSQPQDYVMKLEPEKLGKEQNVRNDLEEEDNEESYYRYMEENPNAGLLPTEEDGIEIEYDEDGNPIAPDKKRIIDPLPPIDHSEIEYQPFQKNFYIEHPEIKMLPNDKVDELRNTYDLKVSGGGAPKPVASFAHLGFDDKLLKAIIKAEYTSPTPIQAQAVPAAMMGRDVLGIAQTGSGKTAAFLWPLMKHVSVQPPVEEGQGPVALILAPTRELALQIYTEAKKFAKIYDLRVICAYGGGSKWEQSKALKEGGEIVVATPGRIIDHVKGGATNLQRVTFLVLDEADRMFELGFEPQVRSVCNHVRPDRQTLLFSATFKKRIEKLAKDALQEPIRISQGITGQANEDVTQHAILLPNQDSKRGWLFGKLVELLSAGSVLIFVTKKLDAEKVAKDLLIKEYDCLLLHGDMEQAERNKVIVTFKKQEVPLLVATDVAARGLDIPHVRTVINYDLARDIDTHTHRIGRTGRAGTQGTAYTLLTYKDKEFAGHIVKNMEAANQEVPQEVLDLALQSSWYKKQRYKKKNEGSTNVGGIGLGFKETSSSFGPLKGFVASSSGNLSTSAPAAPKGPATDRLSAMKEAFKAQYQNQFTASADNPPPAPTRKKKSRWE; this is encoded by the exons ATGAGCGGCTTCAATTACTCCAACTTCAACGCGAAGAAAACGAACGAGAACGCGGCGAAGCGAATGAACGCGGTGCCGCCCCCGAGCAACTTGGGCAACAGCTCGGGCCCCCGGAGACTTAACGCGGTGCCGCCCCCCGGCAACTTGGGGAGCCAAGCCGGGGGCCGCAACACCGTCGTGCCGCCCCCCACTAGCGGTTTGAGTAAACAGGGCTACTCGACCATGACCGCCATCAGTCAGAATGCCATCACTGCTTCATGGGGCACCGGGAGCCGCAAAAGAGCCGTCACCGAGGACGA ATATTTTGATGTCGATGACGAGGAACAGGTGCCTGAACTGGCTTATATTCCCGCTCCAGATAGTCCTACAAG GCTTGAGATGGAAGGTAAGAATAAGGCCCTTGTTGACAATGATGATGAGGAGGACGATCCCTTAGATGCTTTTATGGCCGGAATTGAAGCTCAA GTGAAAAAACAAAGCCAACCACAAGATTATGTGATGAAACTTGAGCCCGAAAAGCTGGGCAAAGAgcaaaatgtcagaaacgattTAGAAGAAGAGGACAACGAGGAGTCCTACTACAGATATATGGAGGAAAACCCTAACGCAGGGCTATTACCCACTGAGGAAGACGGAATCGAAATAG AATATGATGAGGATGGTAACCCGATTGCTCCGGACAAGAAGAGAATCATAGATCCTCTACCACCGATAGACCACTCTGAAATTGAGTATCAACCCTTCCAGAAGAACTTTTACATTGAACATCCCGAGATTAAAATGCTGCCAAATGACAAG GTCGACGAGCTTCGTAACACTTACGACCTAAAAGTCTCTGGCGGTGGAGCCCCAAAACCGGTAGCCTCCTTTGCCCATCTGGGTTTCgatgataaattattaaaagcaattatCAAAGCGGAATATACTTCACCCACACCCATACAGGCTCAAGCTGTACCGGCTGCCATGATGGGCAGGGATGTCTTGGGGATCGCACAGACCG GAAGTGGTAAAACAGCGGCATTTCTTTGGCCCCTAATGAAACACGTGTCGGTACAACCGCCCGTAGAAGAGGGCCAGGGCCCCGTAGCCCTGATTCTCGCCCCCACCAGGGAATTGGCCCTGCAGATATACACGGAAGCGAAAAAGTTCGCGAAAATTTACGATTTGAGGGTGATTTGTGCCTACGGTGGCGGCTCCAAGTGGGAACAAAGCAAG GCTTTAAAGGAAGGCGGGGAAATAGTGGTGGCCACCCCGGGCCGTATAATCGATCACGTGAAAGGGGGCGCCACCAACTTGCAGCGGGTGACGTTTTTGGTGCTGGACGAAGCGGATCGGATGTTCGAGTTGGGGTTCGAGCCCCAGGTGCGGTCGGTGTGTAACCACGTGCGGCCCGATAGGCAAACTTTGCTGTTCTCCGCCACTTTTAAGAAGAGAATCGAAAA GCTGGCCAAAGACGCTTTACAAGAACCAATCCGGATATCCCAAG GCATAACGGGGCAGGCCAACGAGGACGTGACCCAGCACGCGATCCTTTTGCCCAACCAGGACTCGAAACGTGGATGGCTCTTCGGGAAACTGGTCGAACTGTTGTCCGCCGGTTCGGTTTTGATATTCGTCACCAAGAAACTGGACGCcgaaaag GTGGCCAAAGATCTACTGATCAAAGAGTACGATTGTTTGTTGCTGCACGGCGACATGGAGCAGGCGGAACGGAACAAGGTGATCGTGACGTTCAAGAAGCAAGAAGTGCCGTTGCTGGTGGCCACCGATGTCGCCGCCCGCGGTCTGGACATTCCCCACGTCCGCACCGTCATCAATTACGACTTGGCCAGGGATATCGATACGCACACGCATCGGATCGGTAGGACCGGCAGAGCAG GCACCCAAGGGACCGCTTACACGTTGCTCACCTACAAAGACAAAGAGTTCGCGGGGCACATCGTCAAAAATATGGAGGCGGCCAACCAGGAGGTGCCCCAAGAGGTCCTGGACCTCGCCCTACAAAGTTCCTGGTACAAGAAACAAAG ATATAAGAAAAAGAACGAGGGTTCGACGAACGTGGGCGGCATAGGATTGGGGTTCAAAGAGACCTCCTCGTCCTTCGGGCCCCTAAAGGGTTTCGTGGCCAGCTCCTCGGGGAACTTGAGTACGTCGGCACCGGCCGCCCCCAAGGGCCCCGCCACCGACCGATTGTCCGCGATGAAGGAGGCGTTTAAGGCGCAGTACCAGAACCAG tttaccGCTAGCGCGGATAACCCGCCGCCGGCGCCCACCAGGAAGAAGAAGAGCCGTTGGGAGTGA
- the LOC126746698 gene encoding sarcoplasmic calcium-binding protein, alpha chain isoform X1 has translation MAYCWDNRVAFVVKYLYDIDNNGYLDERDFACLALRATIIEGKGEFSVSKLQENQHIMLSLWEEIAELADFNKELLQDGKITTEEFKQAVQRCCLNKRYEDFPQAMKMFIDSNFKMMDTNDDGLIDADEYRFSCITKFPIEDIEVVDEAFNNMLSDDDRRRGGITLSRYQELYAEFLGNPEETPAMYLFGPLAEFFCEYDYEIVN, from the exons ATGGCCTATTGCTGGGACAACAGGGTCGCCTTTGTGGTCAAATATTTATACG ATATCGACAATAACGGATACCTGGACGAGAGAGATTTCGCATGTCTGGCCCTCAGGGCCACCATAATCGAGGGCAAGGGCGAATTTAGCGTGTCGAAGCTACAAGAAAACCAGCACATCATGCTGAGTCTATGGGAGGAGATCGCCGAGCTCGCCGACTTTAATAAG GAGCTGTTGCAGGACGGCAAGATCACGACCGAGGAGTTTAAGCAGGCGGTGCAGCGTTGCTGCTTGAACAAACGTTACGAAGACTTCCCGCAGGCCATGAAGATGTTCATCG ATTCGAATTTTAAGATGATGGATACCAATGATGACGGTTTGATTGACGCGGACGAGTATAGGTTTAGTTGCATAACGAAGTTCCCTATTGAAGACATTGAGGTGGTCGACGAGGCCTTTAATAACATGCTCAGT GATGACGATAGAAGAAGAGGAGGAATCACGCTCTCCAGGTACCAGGAACTTTACGCGGAGTTTCTGGGGAACCCCGAAGAGACTCCCGCGATGTACCTTTTCGGACCCCTCGCGGAATTCTTTTGCGAATACGACTACGAAATAGTCAACTAA
- the LOC126746698 gene encoding sarcoplasmic calcium-binding protein 1 isoform X2: MAYCWDNRVAFVVKYLYDIDNNGYLDERDFACLALRATIIEGKGEFSVSKLQENQHIMLSLWEEIAELADFNKDGKITTEEFKQAVQRCCLNKRYEDFPQAMKMFIDSNFKMMDTNDDGLIDADEYRFSCITKFPIEDIEVVDEAFNNMLSDDDRRRGGITLSRYQELYAEFLGNPEETPAMYLFGPLAEFFCEYDYEIVN; the protein is encoded by the exons ATGGCCTATTGCTGGGACAACAGGGTCGCCTTTGTGGTCAAATATTTATACG ATATCGACAATAACGGATACCTGGACGAGAGAGATTTCGCATGTCTGGCCCTCAGGGCCACCATAATCGAGGGCAAGGGCGAATTTAGCGTGTCGAAGCTACAAGAAAACCAGCACATCATGCTGAGTCTATGGGAGGAGATCGCCGAGCTCGCCGACTTTAATAAG GACGGCAAGATCACGACCGAGGAGTTTAAGCAGGCGGTGCAGCGTTGCTGCTTGAACAAACGTTACGAAGACTTCCCGCAGGCCATGAAGATGTTCATCG ATTCGAATTTTAAGATGATGGATACCAATGATGACGGTTTGATTGACGCGGACGAGTATAGGTTTAGTTGCATAACGAAGTTCCCTATTGAAGACATTGAGGTGGTCGACGAGGCCTTTAATAACATGCTCAGT GATGACGATAGAAGAAGAGGAGGAATCACGCTCTCCAGGTACCAGGAACTTTACGCGGAGTTTCTGGGGAACCCCGAAGAGACTCCCGCGATGTACCTTTTCGGACCCCTCGCGGAATTCTTTTGCGAATACGACTACGAAATAGTCAACTAA